In Phytoactinopolyspora mesophila, the following are encoded in one genomic region:
- a CDS encoding amidohydrolase family protein, with translation MIVDAHAHLLPKDYPQDAPECFPRMESIQDSTDRHLVFGQMKFRAKDVFFEAERRVEAMDASGVDAEVVSPMPPLLRYDLPAADGLSLARHVNEFAAKLCSHDPERLIGLGMVPMQDPDTATAELAAIMDAGLAGVEIASNVLDSSIGDEKFLPFFAEAERLGAAILVHAMPAPTHRLPGSGMGTYVVGIEGMLAAASLILGGTAAACPNLRISFSHAAGGLAMILPRANYFWGGAWNEEPRDLERAVMPDDGPSPLEYARRFYYDSMVFDRRTIRYLIDLLGADRLLVGSDFPAMPREEPAAKTLRSMGLPRDEWENIGWRNAFRWLGREPQG, from the coding sequence GTGATCGTCGACGCTCACGCCCACCTGCTCCCCAAGGACTATCCGCAGGATGCTCCTGAGTGTTTCCCCCGGATGGAGTCCATCCAGGACAGCACCGACCGCCATCTCGTGTTCGGCCAGATGAAGTTCCGCGCCAAGGACGTCTTCTTCGAGGCCGAACGCCGCGTCGAAGCGATGGACGCATCCGGTGTCGACGCCGAGGTGGTCAGCCCCATGCCGCCGTTGCTCCGCTACGATCTGCCGGCGGCCGACGGGTTGTCGCTGGCGCGCCATGTGAACGAGTTCGCCGCGAAGCTGTGCTCACACGATCCGGAGCGACTGATCGGTCTGGGCATGGTGCCGATGCAGGATCCGGATACCGCCACCGCAGAGCTCGCCGCGATCATGGACGCCGGGCTCGCCGGAGTGGAGATCGCCTCCAACGTGCTGGACAGCTCCATCGGAGACGAGAAGTTTCTGCCGTTCTTCGCCGAGGCCGAGCGGCTCGGAGCCGCGATCCTCGTGCACGCGATGCCCGCACCGACGCACCGGTTGCCGGGGTCGGGCATGGGCACCTACGTCGTAGGAATCGAAGGGATGCTCGCCGCGGCCTCGCTCATCCTCGGCGGCACCGCGGCGGCCTGCCCCAACCTACGCATTTCGTTCAGCCACGCGGCTGGCGGGCTGGCGATGATACTGCCACGGGCCAACTACTTCTGGGGTGGCGCCTGGAACGAGGAACCCCGTGACCTCGAGCGCGCGGTGATGCCCGACGACGGCCCGTCGCCACTCGAGTACGCCCGCCGCTTCTATTACGACTCGATGGTCTTCGACCGCCGGACCATCCGGTATCTCATCGACCTGCTCGGCGCGGACCGGCTACTGGTCGGCTCGGACTTTCCCGCCATGCCCCGCGAGGAACCCGCGGCGAAGACTCTGCGATCGATGGGGTTGCCGCGAGACGAGTGGGAGAACATCGGCTGGCGCAACGCCTTCCGCTGGCTTGGCCGCGAGCCGCAGGGCTGA
- a CDS encoding ABC transporter permease — protein sequence MAVTSPPGPAALSPSPLAARATRWSSFRRRLTIWISGSVVTLLLLVCFLGPFVLPLASPVGGSVLESALPPGSPGHVLGTDVNGNDVLSRLIHGGRSSLLVGIVVNIIGLTIGGTAGAISAYLGGKADAIIMRALDVLIAFPSLVLVIVLAQILGPSLPNTILALSAFSIPAVARISRAATMKVMSMPYLQAAELSGSPWWRILFRHVVPNIVPQLTTFAMLGMAIVVVTEGALSFLGLGIPAPRPSWGNMIFDAQQSLSATPMLVLWPSLALLVTVLSFNLLGESIRDEVTGR from the coding sequence ATGGCAGTCACTAGTCCTCCCGGACCAGCGGCGTTGTCGCCGTCGCCGCTCGCGGCCCGTGCCACGCGCTGGTCGTCGTTCCGGCGTCGCCTCACCATCTGGATCTCCGGCAGCGTGGTCACACTGCTGCTGCTCGTGTGCTTCCTGGGCCCGTTCGTGTTGCCTCTTGCGTCGCCCGTCGGTGGCAGCGTGCTCGAGAGCGCACTGCCGCCAGGCAGTCCAGGGCATGTGCTGGGTACTGACGTCAACGGCAACGACGTGCTCTCCCGTCTCATCCACGGTGGCCGTTCGTCGCTGCTGGTCGGCATCGTCGTCAACATCATCGGGCTGACGATCGGCGGGACGGCCGGAGCGATCTCCGCCTACCTCGGCGGCAAAGCCGATGCGATCATCATGCGCGCCTTGGACGTGCTCATCGCCTTCCCGTCCCTGGTCCTGGTGATCGTGCTCGCTCAGATTCTCGGGCCGTCGCTTCCCAACACGATCCTCGCGTTGAGCGCCTTCAGTATTCCGGCGGTGGCCCGGATCTCGCGCGCCGCCACCATGAAGGTGATGAGCATGCCTTATCTCCAGGCGGCTGAGCTCAGCGGAAGCCCGTGGTGGCGCATCCTGTTCCGGCACGTGGTCCCCAACATCGTCCCGCAGCTGACCACCTTCGCGATGCTCGGCATGGCGATCGTGGTGGTGACTGAAGGTGCCCTCAGCTTCCTTGGTCTCGGAATCCCGGCACCACGACCCAGCTGGGGAAACATGATCTTCGACGCCCAGCAGTCGCTGTCCGCCACGCCCATGCTGGTGCTCTGGCCGAGCCTTGCGCTGCTGGTGACGGTGCTGTCGTTCAACCTGCTGGGGGAGAGTATCCGAGACGAGGTGACGGGTCGATGA
- a CDS encoding NDMA-dependent alcohol dehydrogenase yields MSSTITTRAAIARGPHIGWEITKLELDPPKAFEVRVKFHASGLCHSDHHITAGDAGVRFPMVGGHEGAGVVESIGEHVTRVKPGDRVVCSYIPACGTCRPCSEGHQNMCVKGLNAGSGMFLDGTFRFHADGEDFGGFCSLGTFSEYAVVSEYAVVPLPDWIPFKIASIVGCGVPTGWGSAVYAAGVRAGQTVVVFGAGGVGSNAVQGAAYAGARDVIVVDPVEFKRENALTLGATHAFATASEAHDFVVSHTWGQLADHAIMTPDAVTEEMVNAAVLMTGKGGKVTITAVGHAGETAVHVRAGLLIGYQRQIRGALFGDCNPLDDIPRLLRLYQEGDLKLDELITRTYTLDEVNDAYQDLIDGKNIRGVILHEQA; encoded by the coding sequence ATGTCGTCGACGATCACCACCCGTGCGGCCATCGCCCGCGGTCCCCATATCGGTTGGGAGATCACCAAGCTGGAGCTCGATCCGCCCAAGGCCTTCGAGGTCCGGGTGAAGTTCCACGCCTCCGGGCTCTGCCACTCAGATCACCACATCACCGCCGGTGATGCCGGGGTGCGGTTCCCCATGGTGGGAGGCCACGAAGGGGCCGGCGTCGTCGAGTCCATCGGCGAACACGTCACCCGGGTCAAGCCCGGCGACCGCGTGGTCTGTTCGTATATCCCGGCCTGCGGCACCTGTCGCCCCTGCTCCGAGGGGCATCAGAATATGTGCGTCAAGGGGCTCAACGCGGGCAGCGGCATGTTCCTGGACGGGACATTCCGTTTCCACGCGGACGGTGAGGATTTCGGCGGGTTCTGTTCTCTCGGGACCTTCTCCGAGTACGCGGTGGTGTCCGAGTACGCCGTGGTGCCGCTGCCGGACTGGATCCCGTTCAAGATCGCTTCGATCGTCGGCTGCGGCGTGCCCACCGGCTGGGGGTCGGCGGTCTATGCCGCCGGCGTCCGCGCCGGGCAGACCGTCGTCGTCTTCGGCGCCGGTGGAGTCGGTAGCAACGCCGTCCAGGGTGCGGCGTATGCGGGTGCGCGCGATGTGATCGTCGTCGACCCGGTGGAGTTCAAACGCGAGAACGCACTCACGCTCGGCGCCACCCACGCCTTCGCGACCGCTTCCGAAGCCCACGACTTCGTGGTCTCCCACACCTGGGGCCAGCTCGCCGACCACGCCATCATGACCCCCGACGCGGTCACCGAAGAGATGGTCAATGCCGCCGTGCTGATGACCGGCAAAGGCGGCAAGGTGACCATCACCGCGGTTGGTCATGCCGGTGAAACCGCGGTGCACGTGCGCGCTGGTCTTCTCATCGGCTACCAGCGGCAGATCCGGGGCGCGCTGTTCGGTGACTGCAATCCGCTCGACGACATACCTCGTCTGCTGCGCCTGTATCAGGAGGGAGACCTCAAGCTCGACGAGCTCATCACCCGCACTTACACCCTTGACGAGGTCAACGACGCCTATCAAGACCTCATCGACGGCAAGAACATCCGCGGCGTGATCCTGCACGAACAAGCCTGA
- a CDS encoding ABC transporter substrate-binding protein: MRTNGKGHRIRQLLRLGALVTGVALMATACGANGSGSGDAGEANDPPSGEAQSGGEITVILDSGFAGDWSTGLDSSTSNGVGANLPQNSSIYGGLFTLEADPDGSNAQLVPNQAESYEWSEDGLTLTITLREGIEFSDGTPLNAEAVVWSWIRSLSSGSTSAPTINLDLDRETPDLDQEFIDSVFDALPADVDEDLIMARLGAIQAVDDLTVEMYLSVPNGSLVNGLPAGNLNLIGSPTAYAEMGAEAFSTTPVGAGPFVVTSNTQNQRLELERNENYFKDGLPYLDAITFQSVAGDQVAYQTVQAGQGDVIEGLSDINLIEEADNNPNLEMHLGAPTSPYVVQLNTRNGPFEDKRAREAIYYATDFESINQGLFGGAGEMSQSFTASGGLFHHPEVPGYREYDPERAAEIVDELGGLHVDLMTTDLSTARRVMTALQTQWQEAGIVVDIHSYPLGDIITKFQAGEWEAILQTAGAWDPSVGIGVAVRFGSTSPFSGTPLPEGAESAQQAIDEGLQTELDVLLEAAVLTVDEAEREEHYRAISQYISDEAYGPFGMAFSPAQVMRQGIHGPGLDEPIPALAVNQGVLYDRVWVEQP, encoded by the coding sequence ATGAGAACTAATGGTAAAGGCCACCGGATAAGACAGTTGTTGCGCTTAGGCGCCCTCGTCACGGGGGTCGCGCTGATGGCTACCGCGTGTGGAGCCAACGGCTCCGGTTCGGGCGACGCGGGTGAGGCCAACGATCCGCCGTCCGGCGAAGCGCAGTCCGGTGGCGAGATCACCGTGATTCTGGACTCCGGCTTCGCCGGCGATTGGTCCACCGGGCTCGACTCTTCCACCAGCAACGGCGTAGGGGCGAACCTGCCGCAGAACAGCTCTATCTACGGCGGCCTGTTCACCCTCGAAGCCGACCCGGACGGCAGCAACGCCCAACTCGTGCCGAACCAAGCCGAAAGCTACGAATGGTCCGAGGACGGCCTGACCCTCACCATCACGCTGCGCGAGGGGATCGAATTCAGCGACGGGACCCCGTTGAACGCCGAGGCCGTGGTGTGGAGCTGGATCCGTTCCCTCAGCTCCGGGAGCACCAGCGCACCGACGATCAACCTGGACCTGGACCGAGAAACACCGGATCTGGACCAGGAGTTCATCGACAGCGTTTTCGACGCGCTTCCAGCGGACGTCGATGAAGACCTCATCATGGCTCGTCTCGGCGCTATCCAGGCAGTGGACGATCTGACCGTGGAGATGTACCTCTCTGTGCCCAACGGCTCGCTGGTCAACGGTCTACCCGCGGGGAACCTCAACCTCATCGGCTCGCCGACGGCCTACGCGGAGATGGGGGCGGAGGCCTTCAGCACCACCCCGGTGGGGGCCGGCCCATTCGTGGTCACGAGCAACACCCAGAATCAACGGCTCGAACTCGAGCGCAACGAGAACTACTTCAAGGACGGGCTGCCGTACCTGGACGCGATTACCTTCCAGTCGGTCGCGGGTGACCAGGTGGCCTACCAGACCGTGCAAGCCGGCCAGGGCGACGTCATCGAGGGCCTGAGTGACATCAACCTGATCGAGGAAGCCGACAACAACCCGAATCTCGAAATGCATCTCGGAGCTCCGACCTCGCCTTACGTCGTCCAGCTCAACACCCGGAACGGGCCGTTCGAGGACAAGCGAGCCCGCGAGGCCATCTACTACGCCACGGACTTCGAGTCCATCAACCAGGGTCTCTTCGGGGGAGCCGGTGAGATGAGCCAGTCCTTCACCGCATCCGGCGGACTGTTCCACCACCCGGAGGTTCCCGGTTACCGGGAGTACGACCCGGAGCGCGCGGCGGAGATCGTCGATGAGCTCGGCGGACTCCATGTCGATCTGATGACCACCGACCTGTCCACCGCACGCCGGGTCATGACCGCTCTGCAGACCCAGTGGCAGGAAGCCGGCATCGTGGTGGACATCCACTCCTATCCGCTCGGGGACATCATCACCAAGTTCCAGGCTGGTGAGTGGGAGGCCATCCTGCAGACCGCCGGGGCGTGGGATCCGTCGGTCGGAATCGGGGTGGCGGTTCGATTCGGTTCGACCTCACCCTTCAGCGGCACACCGCTGCCGGAAGGCGCGGAGTCTGCCCAGCAGGCTATCGACGAAGGGCTCCAAACGGAGTTGGACGTGCTGCTCGAAGCCGCGGTTCTGACCGTCGACGAGGCCGAACGGGAGGAGCACTACAGGGCGATCAGTCAATACATATCCGATGAGGCGTACGGACCCTTCGGCATGGCGTTCAGCCCGGCTCAGGTGATGCGGCAGGGAATACACGGACCCGGCCTGGATGAGCCCATCCCGGCGCTCGCGGTCAACCAGGGTGTTCTCTACGACCGGGTCTGGGTCGAGCAGCCGTGA
- a CDS encoding ABC transporter ATP-binding protein: MSGDAGSIPDATAEAPAMAGGGSQPILNVEDLRVTFSRHGRVVHAVNGLNYHVYPGRTLAIIGESGSGKSVSVRALMGLLPPSAHIEGSARLDGTELVGLDEKSWRAVRGQQIAMVFQDPASSLNPTMSIGAQLIEAIRMHSPIKRGEAAEKAIELLKLVRMPSPEKRVKQYPHQLSGGMRQRVVIAIALSSDPKLLIADEATTALDVTTQAQIMELLADIQERLGMAVIMISHDLGLAACYAHKVLVMYAGKAVEYAQTRTLFSNVRMPYTKALLDAIPQLTTPAHAQLTVVGGHPPDLASLPEGCSFRPRCPNATEQCGAEPPLEEHEPEHSYACWHPAASGGSLAGTKEEPR; encoded by the coding sequence ATGAGCGGCGACGCGGGGAGTATTCCGGACGCCACTGCCGAAGCGCCGGCCATGGCGGGCGGCGGGTCCCAGCCGATCCTCAACGTCGAGGATCTCCGGGTCACGTTCTCCCGCCATGGCCGGGTAGTCCACGCGGTGAACGGATTGAACTACCACGTCTATCCCGGACGGACCCTCGCGATCATCGGCGAGTCCGGATCCGGGAAATCGGTGAGTGTCCGAGCCTTGATGGGACTACTGCCGCCCAGCGCCCACATCGAAGGATCGGCCCGGCTCGACGGCACCGAGCTGGTGGGGCTGGACGAGAAGTCCTGGCGGGCGGTGCGTGGTCAGCAGATCGCCATGGTCTTCCAGGACCCTGCCAGCTCGCTGAACCCCACGATGAGCATTGGCGCCCAGCTCATCGAGGCGATCCGCATGCACTCGCCGATCAAACGCGGCGAGGCAGCGGAGAAGGCGATCGAGCTGCTCAAGCTCGTGCGGATGCCGTCGCCGGAGAAACGGGTCAAGCAGTATCCACACCAGCTCTCCGGTGGCATGCGGCAACGGGTGGTCATCGCCATCGCGTTGTCGTCGGACCCGAAGCTCCTGATCGCGGATGAGGCGACCACCGCGTTGGACGTCACGACGCAGGCCCAGATCATGGAGCTGCTCGCCGACATCCAGGAGCGGCTCGGCATGGCCGTCATCATGATCAGCCACGACTTGGGACTGGCCGCCTGCTATGCCCACAAGGTACTCGTCATGTACGCCGGTAAAGCCGTCGAGTACGCACAGACCAGGACGCTGTTCAGCAACGTCCGGATGCCGTACACCAAGGCGCTTCTGGACGCGATCCCGCAGCTGACCACCCCCGCGCATGCCCAGCTCACCGTCGTCGGCGGGCATCCGCCCGACTTGGCCTCGCTGCCCGAGGGTTGTTCCTTCCGGCCTCGTTGCCCCAACGCCACGGAGCAGTGCGGCGCCGAGCCGCCGCTGGAGGAGCACGAGCCGGAGCACTCCTACGCGTGCTGGCATCCGGCGGCCAGTGGCGGGAGCCTCGCCGGCACGAAGGAGGAGCCACGGTGA
- a CDS encoding ABC transporter permease: MNRTTGPPVAERDTGAEKRDGPLTQIAGSPILRLIARRLMIVVPLLFVVSALVFLLMEALPGDPARIQAGMDASEEQVEAVRTQMGLDRPGYVRYLSWLGGALSGDLGHSIISDREVTTLLGERLPVTLQMAGMAFVLSIVIALPLALAAARRPGGLVDRVVMFCSMTLLAVPNFVMALLLVLVFAVTLGMLPAIGYVPLSGGLWPNMRSMILPVLSLAVPMACFYARFLRGDLVEQLNAAAYIDTARSKGAGRWRILWLHAFRNSSFGLLTLIGLNIGALVGGTVIIERIFAMPGMGTLMLEGVMSSDVAVVQTCVFIFAATAVFANLFVDVMYAVLDPRVRYGSH; encoded by the coding sequence GTGAATCGCACCACCGGGCCGCCGGTGGCGGAGAGGGACACCGGGGCAGAGAAGCGTGACGGCCCGCTGACTCAGATTGCCGGGTCGCCGATCCTGCGGCTGATCGCCCGCCGGTTGATGATCGTCGTCCCGCTGTTGTTCGTCGTCAGCGCGCTGGTATTTCTCCTGATGGAGGCGCTGCCGGGGGACCCCGCACGGATCCAGGCGGGGATGGATGCATCCGAGGAGCAGGTCGAGGCCGTCCGTACCCAGATGGGCCTCGACCGCCCTGGTTACGTGCGTTATCTCTCCTGGCTCGGTGGAGCGCTCTCCGGGGATCTGGGGCACTCGATCATCAGTGATCGGGAGGTGACGACCCTGCTCGGTGAACGTCTCCCGGTCACCTTGCAGATGGCCGGGATGGCGTTCGTGTTGTCGATCGTCATCGCCCTGCCGCTTGCGCTGGCCGCGGCCCGCCGGCCCGGTGGCCTGGTCGACCGGGTCGTCATGTTCTGCTCGATGACCCTGCTGGCCGTGCCCAACTTCGTGATGGCACTGCTGCTCGTGCTGGTATTCGCGGTGACTCTGGGGATGCTCCCAGCCATCGGGTATGTGCCGCTCTCGGGCGGGCTCTGGCCCAACATGCGCTCGATGATCCTGCCCGTGCTCTCGCTGGCGGTGCCGATGGCGTGTTTCTACGCGCGCTTCCTCCGGGGGGACCTGGTCGAGCAGTTGAATGCTGCCGCCTACATCGACACCGCGCGCTCCAAGGGAGCCGGACGCTGGCGGATCTTGTGGCTGCATGCCTTCCGGAACTCAAGCTTCGGTCTGCTGACGCTGATCGGCCTGAACATCGGCGCGCTGGTCGGTGGCACGGTCATCATCGAGCGCATCTTCGCCATGCCCGGCATGGGCACGCTGATGCTCGAAGGGGTGATGTCCTCCGACGTCGCCGTCGTGCAGACCTGCGTGTTCATCTTCGCCGCCACCGCTGTCTTCGCCAACTTGTTCGTCGACGTCATGTACGCCGTTCTCGACCCGAGGGTTCGTTATGGCAGTCACTAG
- a CDS encoding oligopeptide/dipeptide ABC transporter ATP-binding protein — translation MTDHAVRVAPAGADVATTNGREPLLSVRDLVQEYVTRGPGGVKTGVVHAVSGVSFDLMPGETLGIVGETGSGKSTLARAIIQVETPRSGTVRFQGQDLVGMSKREIKKVRANMQMVYQDPFGSLNPRWRVSDVIAEPLLGHTSMTREQRAARVDELLELVGLRPSTYRHRRPLELSGGQAQRVAIARAVALGPALIICDEATSSLDVLIRAQVLNLLEKLREELNLAYLFIAHDLATVKRVSDRVAVMHLGQLAEFGPVDEVYAAPRHPYSRALLDSIPVLDIETGIAKRPVALPGEPPSPLNPPSGCRFRTRCARAQDVCAEVEPERTKVSDRHEVSCHFPLAAP, via the coding sequence GTGACCGATCACGCAGTCCGCGTCGCGCCGGCCGGCGCTGATGTCGCGACGACGAACGGACGGGAGCCACTGCTGTCCGTCCGCGATCTCGTCCAGGAGTACGTCACCCGCGGGCCAGGCGGCGTCAAAACGGGTGTGGTCCATGCCGTCAGCGGTGTCTCGTTCGACCTCATGCCCGGTGAGACACTCGGCATCGTCGGCGAGACCGGCTCCGGTAAGTCCACCCTCGCGCGGGCCATCATCCAGGTCGAGACCCCGAGGTCGGGGACAGTCCGATTCCAGGGACAGGACCTCGTCGGCATGTCGAAGCGCGAGATCAAGAAGGTCCGCGCCAACATGCAGATGGTCTATCAGGACCCGTTCGGTTCGCTGAACCCCCGGTGGCGAGTCAGCGACGTCATCGCCGAACCGTTGCTGGGACACACCTCGATGACCCGTGAACAACGTGCGGCACGCGTCGACGAACTGCTGGAGCTGGTGGGGCTGCGCCCCTCGACCTACCGGCACCGCAGGCCCCTGGAGCTCTCCGGTGGCCAGGCGCAGCGGGTGGCGATCGCCCGGGCCGTCGCGCTCGGACCGGCGTTGATCATCTGTGACGAGGCGACATCCTCCCTGGATGTGCTCATCCGGGCTCAGGTGCTGAACCTCTTGGAGAAGTTGCGGGAAGAACTCAACCTGGCCTATTTGTTCATCGCCCACGATCTGGCGACCGTGAAACGCGTCAGCGACCGGGTCGCCGTCATGCATCTCGGGCAACTTGCCGAGTTCGGTCCCGTGGACGAGGTGTATGCCGCACCGCGGCACCCGTACTCGCGTGCCCTGCTCGACTCCATTCCCGTGCTGGACATCGAGACCGGCATCGCCAAGCGGCCGGTAGCGCTGCCAGGAGAACCACCCTCACCGCTCAACCCTCCGAGCGGATGCCGGTTCCGGACGCGCTGCGCGCGGGCGCAGGACGTGTGCGCCGAGGTAGAGCCCGAGCGCACCAAAGTGAGCGACCGCCATGAGGTCTCCTGCCACTTCCCCCTCGCGGCGCCCTAG
- a CDS encoding aldehyde dehydrogenase family protein codes for MTVTSGTRGTVDPDILLDGVQLIGGEWVPSATGRTIDVINPANQHVIARIPRSDENDVEHAVQAAERALPAWRDMSATARGELIFKWAALIDAKGTELDSLESQEVGRPSWGPPGMGRQLRFIAGQADKVHGVSLPTHHPEAVGFTLREPYGVVGAVIPWNAPGPLFAVEVGAAIAAGNTIVIKPAEDAPLTPLALAKLALEVGIPPGVINVVTGYGAEAGAAIPAHPKVRRMAFIGSPETGRIIMAACAQNLTPLHLELGGKSPQVVFSDADLDAAVRGMAWSITLNTGQICAAGSRVVVERSIHQEVVERLAKQMEEITVGPWYEQVTMGPLVNKKQHERVLGYIDIGKESGAELVLGGGVPAGDKFDDGFFVEPTIFDKVDPDMRIAREEIFGPVLSVIPVDDEAEAFEVANGTDYGLVASIWTRDVGRAVRASRALQAGQVGVNSAFGAAAIGAPFGGYKNSGFGRNMGADSVLEWTQVKAVSMSEAGLPRR; via the coding sequence ATGACCGTCACCTCCGGCACCCGCGGCACCGTAGACCCCGACATCCTCCTCGACGGCGTTCAGCTCATCGGCGGCGAGTGGGTCCCCTCCGCCACCGGCCGCACGATCGATGTCATCAATCCAGCCAATCAGCACGTCATCGCCCGGATTCCACGCAGCGATGAGAACGACGTCGAGCACGCCGTCCAAGCGGCCGAACGCGCCCTCCCCGCGTGGCGGGACATGAGCGCGACCGCTCGCGGCGAGCTGATCTTCAAATGGGCCGCCCTCATCGACGCCAAGGGCACCGAACTCGACAGCCTCGAGTCGCAAGAGGTCGGCCGGCCGAGCTGGGGCCCGCCAGGAATGGGGCGTCAGCTCCGATTCATCGCCGGACAGGCTGACAAGGTCCACGGCGTCTCGCTGCCCACTCACCACCCGGAGGCCGTCGGTTTCACGCTCCGCGAGCCCTACGGCGTCGTCGGGGCGGTCATTCCGTGGAATGCCCCAGGGCCGTTGTTCGCCGTCGAGGTCGGCGCCGCCATCGCCGCCGGCAACACCATCGTCATCAAACCTGCCGAGGACGCCCCGCTGACCCCGCTCGCGCTGGCCAAGCTCGCGCTCGAGGTGGGTATCCCGCCAGGTGTCATCAACGTCGTCACCGGGTACGGCGCCGAGGCCGGGGCGGCCATCCCGGCCCACCCCAAGGTCCGCCGGATGGCCTTCATCGGCTCCCCGGAGACCGGCCGGATCATCATGGCCGCCTGCGCGCAGAACCTCACCCCGCTCCATCTCGAGCTGGGCGGAAAGTCGCCCCAGGTCGTCTTCTCCGACGCCGACCTCGACGCCGCCGTCCGCGGAATGGCTTGGTCGATCACCCTGAACACCGGCCAGATCTGCGCCGCCGGCTCACGCGTGGTGGTCGAGCGCAGCATCCATCAGGAGGTGGTCGAGCGGCTGGCGAAACAGATGGAGGAGATCACCGTCGGGCCCTGGTACGAACAAGTCACCATGGGGCCGCTGGTGAACAAGAAGCAGCACGAGCGCGTGCTGGGTTACATCGACATCGGCAAGGAGAGCGGCGCCGAACTCGTCCTCGGCGGAGGTGTGCCCGCGGGTGACAAATTCGACGACGGCTTCTTCGTCGAACCCACCATCTTCGACAAGGTGGACCCGGACATGCGGATAGCCCGTGAAGAGATATTCGGGCCGGTCCTGTCGGTGATTCCGGTCGACGACGAGGCCGAGGCCTTCGAGGTCGCCAACGGCACCGACTACGGCCTGGTCGCCTCCATCTGGACCCGTGACGTGGGCCGGGCCGTCCGGGCCAGCCGTGCATTGCAGGCCGGCCAGGTCGGAGTGAACAGCGCCTTCGGCGCTGCCGCCATCGGCGCACCCTTCGGCGGCTACAAGAACTCCGGTTTTGGCCGCAACATGGGCGCCGATTCCGTACTCGAGTGGACACAGGTGAAGGCCGTGTCCATGAGCGAAGCCGGTTTGCCACGCCGCTAA
- a CDS encoding zinc-dependent alcohol dehydrogenase has protein sequence MVRAAVQTGPRKIEMQEFPRPSIGDDDGLLRVEANGICGSDVEIFNGHMGERPPFIPGHEPMGIIEEIGEQAAERWGVQEGDRVALEVIVPCRACADCLTGRYQACRFRKYGHGVTPIDVLPSIWGGFAEHLYLSPTTVMHKIDKSLPAEIAAMYNPLGAGVRWAVDLGEVGLGTTLLVLGAGQRGLGAVIAAKAAGAGTIIVTGLASDAHKLEIARELGADHTLIVDGDDAQDVPESVRDITNGEMVDVAVDLTPMAAGPITDALKSVRHGGRVVLAGLKGHKEIPLVTDLIINRGLVIKGAFGVDAAANKKAIELLESGRFPLEKLHTHTFGLDDVGLAIDTLAGSAGDGSAIHVSVHPNN, from the coding sequence ATGGTGCGAGCTGCGGTCCAGACCGGACCCCGCAAGATCGAGATGCAGGAGTTTCCCCGGCCCTCGATCGGCGACGACGACGGGCTGCTGCGCGTCGAGGCGAACGGGATCTGCGGAAGCGACGTCGAGATCTTCAACGGTCACATGGGGGAGCGCCCGCCGTTCATTCCGGGCCACGAGCCGATGGGCATCATCGAGGAGATCGGTGAGCAAGCGGCCGAGCGCTGGGGCGTACAGGAGGGTGACCGCGTCGCGCTCGAGGTGATCGTTCCCTGCCGCGCCTGCGCGGACTGCCTCACCGGCCGCTACCAGGCATGCCGCTTCCGCAAGTACGGGCACGGCGTGACCCCCATCGACGTCCTCCCCAGCATCTGGGGCGGGTTCGCCGAGCATCTCTACCTCTCGCCGACGACGGTCATGCACAAGATCGACAAGTCTCTGCCGGCCGAGATCGCGGCCATGTACAACCCGCTGGGCGCCGGCGTGCGCTGGGCCGTCGATCTAGGCGAGGTCGGCCTCGGTACGACCCTGCTCGTGCTCGGTGCCGGGCAGCGGGGGCTGGGTGCGGTCATCGCCGCCAAAGCCGCGGGCGCCGGCACGATCATCGTGACCGGGCTCGCCTCCGACGCCCACAAACTCGAGATCGCTCGTGAGCTGGGTGCCGATCACACGTTGATCGTGGATGGAGATGACGCCCAGGACGTCCCCGAGTCGGTCCGGGACATCACCAACGGGGAGATGGTCGATGTCGCCGTCGACCTCACGCCCATGGCGGCCGGCCCCATCACGGACGCGCTCAAATCGGTACGCCACGGTGGGCGTGTGGTGCTGGCCGGGCTGAAGGGGCACAAGGAGATCCCGCTGGTCACCGACCTCATCATCAATCGCGGCTTGGTGATCAAGGGTGCCTTCGGTGTCGACGCCGCGGCCAACAAGAAGGCGATCGAGCTGCTCGAGTCGGGCCGTTTCCCGCTGGAGAAGCTGCACACGCACACCTTCGGGCTCGACGACGTGGGCCTGGCCATCGACACACTCGCGGGCTCAGCCGGTGACGGCTCGGCCATCCACGTGTCCGTGCATCCGAACAACTGA